CGCCAGCTTAGGTTACAGCAATATCGACTACTCCATTTACAACACCATCAACCCATCATTGGGGCCGGATACCCCCTTTGAGTTCAGTCCCGGTTCCTATACCCAGATAGAACAGACCTATAACTTTGATGTCAGCAAGCCCATTGATATTGCAGGCTGGAATGACCCGCTCAATTTCGCAGCCGGTCTTGAATACCGTCGTGAAACCTTTGAAATTGAAGCCGGTGATGCCAACTCTTTTGCTATCGGCCCATTAGCTTCCCAAGGCTTTGGTATCGGCTCAAACGGTTTCCCAGGCTTTAAGCCGGAAGATGCTGGCTCATGGTCACGCTCCAATTGGGCAGCCTATATCGATGTGGAATCTTACCTCACTGAAAACTGGCTGATGACAGCTGCCGTCCGATTTGAGGACTTCAGTGACTTTGGCACCACGCTGAACTGGAAACTATCCACCCATCTGCAGTTAAACGATACTTGGGGCCTGCGTGGTGCAGCCAGCACCGGCTTTAGAGCGCCAACGGTCGGCCAGAGCAATGTGCGTAACGTGACCACCGCCTTTACTGAAAATGGCTTGGAAGATCAGGCAACACTGCCGCCAACCAACCCCATTTCTGTTCAGAAAGGGGCGCAACCGCTGGAACCAGAAACATCGGTTAACCTCAGTGCCGGGTTAGTGGCAGAGTTTGAAAGCGGTGTGTACATGACAGTGGATTATTTCCATATCAAGTTGAAAGACCGTTTAAGCCAAACCTCACCACTGGCGTTGACCCAAGCGGATATTGATGCCCTGCTCGCCCAGGGAATTAATGATGCCACCAGCTTCTCCAGCGTAAAATATTTCACCAATGACTTTGATACCACAACCCAGGGTGTTGACTTGGTGGTGAACTACAGCATGGATCTGTTCGGCGGTGATACCAAGTTTGCCCTGGCCTATAACTGGACGGATACCACGGTTGATGCTCGAACCCCGACGGGTGTAGATGCCAATGGCAACCCCACTTACAACATCAATGATGCCAAAGTGGAAATGCTGGAAGATAACCTGCCAGCCCATAGATTTACCTTTACTACCGACTGGCGTTACCAGGATGTCGACATTCTGGCTCGGGTGAATTTCTACGGTAAATACTATGAGGATCACCTGGATACCGGTGGTGAGCTGCCCATTTATGCTGGCAGCGAAGTCACGCTGGATATGGAAGCCACTTATCACTGGAACGACAGTTTCAGTACTTCGCTTGGCGCCCAGAACCTGCTAGATAACAACCCGGACGTCAACCCATGGAAAACCATCGTCGGGTCCTTGTACCCAGCAACCTCGCCAATGGGGATTAACGGTGGCTTCTACTATGTCCGAGCTAACTACGTCTTCTAAACGGCTTGGAAATAGACCATAAGCTGGACTGACTCAGCTCAGGTTAAATTAAAAAGCGCCCACGGGCGCTTTTTGTTTGCCATAACATGGATTTATATCCGATGCATTGCTGCCTACCACCGTGCGCTCTATACTGCCCGGCACCATGCCGATGAAAACCATCAGCAGTAGACTCAAACCGGAGAATGAATATGGCCGCAAACATCGCTTTTGCCAGAGTAAACATAGCGTTCGGCTCAATGGTTTGTCTGGCGCTATTAGGTGGATGCAGCGCCACGGACGCTACGGGTTCACACAATGCCCAAGCGCACAGCGCGACGAATATGCCGCAGCATCAGAGCCAAACTTCACACCCTCACCTTATCGGCATGCCAAATCCAGCAGCGGTATTTTGTGAGCAAATTGGCGGCCAATACCAACTAATTGATACCCCGCAAGGGCAGGCCGGACAATGCTTTTATCTGGGACAAAACTATGATGCCTGGCAACTGTTTCGTAGCCACCATCAACCAACAGGAACACAAACCTCGCCAGCAGAAAACCACCAGCAACAATAATGATGCGAAGAGGCTTATTATGCCTTGCGAATATCTCGTACTTAATAACGGTTCCCCTCGGCATACCCCTTGAAATAATCTGAGTCACAATCTCCGTGACACAGCATAAAACGAAAAAATCCGCCTGCCAGCCGAAGCTGAGCAGACGGATAAGGGGAATTAAATCCATTGTATTATGTCAGCATCTGACATCAATGCGGTTTAAAACCTAAAGCTCACACCAGCATATATTTGCCGGCCAATCGTGTCATACACCTCTGGTACTGTGCCAGCTTCATTGCCACTTGCCACCATAGGCGGCTCCTCATCGGTCAGATTTTTCACCCCAAGGCTGGCACTGTAAACATCATTGAATTGATACCGGGCTGAAACATTGTGGTACAGCACACCATCAACCTTGTCGCCATAATTAATATCATCCATGGCACCAATATAACGGTTGGCATAAATCAGTTGCCAATCACCCTGTCCGGCCTGCAGACTAAAATTATTTTTCAGCTTGGCATAGCCACCATACATGCCACCGATGGTGCCGGTATAATCCACGCCATCTTGCTCAAACTGCAACAAATAGGTCAAATCGTTACGCACCTGCCAGTCCAGTCCGCCAAGGGCAAACACATAGAGCAGATTCATATCAACGCCACTGGTATCCTGATAGCCAACATTGGTCAGCGGGTTGGTCAGATTAGTTAAATTTCCGTCCGGCCCGATATTAAAGGTTTCGCAGGCACTGGTGTCACCGCCATGACAAGCGTTCAACCCCGCCTGGACATCCAACCGGGCAATGGCATCTTTGATTTTAAAGCGCCAGTAATCCACTGTGACTGACATGCCATCAAGATAGCGTGGAGAATATACCAGTCCGGCAGTGTAAGACTCGGACTGCTCAGCCTTCAGATCCGCATCTGAGGTGTAATTCACCAAAATCTGTGCATCTTCCTCATTACCCCAAGGATCCGTTAAATAGTCATAGGAGCCGGAGTTACCACCATATAACTCACTGACATTAGGCGCTCGAAAACCGGTTGCCGCTACGGTGCGCAGCATCAGTTCATCACTGGCTTCATATGTCAGGCCAATCTTCCAAGTCGTTGCTTTACCGAATGTGGAATAGTCATCAAAACGTAGGGCAAACTCACCGGTCAAAGCATCGGTAAATGGCAGACTGATCTCCTGAAACACCGAAATCACATCATAACTGCCATCAGTTGGATCCTGCTGCGCCGCAGTCCCATCACCCGCCACAATCACAGGGTCAGGCGTGTAATAACCACTGTCGTGACGGTATTCCGCCCCGACAGCAAAGGCTGCCATTCCGGCCGGTAATTCAAACAATTCGCCGCTAAGTAGTGCCGCAGCGATATGTTGCTCATTGCCGCCCTCAGTTTGTTCCAGATAACTAATATCATTGATAATACTTGGATCTAACGGCTCACCGCTGAACCAAGGATTACTGCACTCTGAACCACTACATTCACTGTCATAGATGGATTGTGCCATCTTGGTGGCATTAATGGAGTTATGCACCCAAGTCGTGGCACTGTTGTTGCCATAGGTATAAGACAGCTCCCAATCCATAACACTGGGTAAATCCAACTGACCACTTAACCCGGCCGACACCCTCAAGGTATCCGTGTCTTGTTCATAAATCCGGTTTCCCGCATCTGTCATCCGGCGACGGTACTCGACTCGACCTTGCTCATCCGGGGTGATGCCACCGATAAGCATCTGCTCTGTCAGGGTGATACAGTCACTGGTAGTATCGTCATCACACACATCCAGCATGACTGACGCGGGCTGAGGAGCCATCATCTGCTCCGACTGCCGCTTGGTATAAAGCAGATCCCCATTAAAACTGATACCTGAATCAAATTCATGCAGTGCGTTGGCAAATACGCTGTATTTGCTGCTGGGCGTCTGCAGCCAGCTTTCTTCGGTGTAGTCATAGCCTTCACTACGAGCAACCCAGTCATCGCCATCCCTGACTTTGCCATCTAGGCTACCGCCGGGCACAAAGGAGCTTGCCCCGGGTGGCACCCAATCGCGATCTGCCTGCATGACCCCTTGTCGATCACTGTAAGCCAACCCTAGGGTATAGTTACCTCGCTCAGTGCTGAAGCCATACAGGGCACTGAGCTCCACATTTTCGCCATCACCTTTATCTGTCGCGCCGCCATTAATATCAAACTGGAAACCATCAAAATCCTTCTTGGTAATAATATTCACTACCCCAGCGATAGCATCTGAGCCATAGACTGCTGATGCCCCATCTTTGAGAATTTCGACCCGGGCAATCATAGCGACTGGGATAGTATTGAGATCCACCGCACTATCTGCTCCAGAGCCAGAATTGACCATACGACGTCCATTGAGCAGCACTAAAGTCCGGTTCGCGCCCATACCGCGTAAATCAACTTGGGCAATACCATCTGCCCCATTATTCGTGGTGGCCCCTACGGCCATCCCCGCCATTGCCGGCTGAGCCTGCAGTACCTCATCCACAGATTGGTATCCCTCAGCCCGAATGGTATCGGCATCAATGACGGTTACCGGCGATGCAGTTTCCATACTCTGGCGACTGATCCGCGAACCTGTTACCG
This region of Shewanella sp. NFH-SH190041 genomic DNA includes:
- a CDS encoding TonB-dependent receptor plug domain-containing protein yields the protein MNIKYTGLYKAMVLALASGTGAMAMPGAAFAEETNAAKDENIEKIAVVGTRAAPRSVTDSPVPLDIISGDEFVRQGNTDLKSLLSSVTPSFNVNDQPINDASTLVRPANLRGLASDHTLVLVNGKRRHRSAVITFLGGGLSDGAQGPDISNIPVSALKQVEVLRDGAAAQYGSDAIAGVINFVLKDADDGGMLEARYGQYYEGDGDTVQFAGNIGLPLSENGFANFSAEYRTADDTSRSVQRGDAQGLIDAGNIYVPVPAQIWGTPEIKSDFKFLGNFGLDLNDTDRAYMWLNYAKRDIDGGFYYRNPHTRGGIFDGGMKDTGQVDANGDAILAQTLLIADLTPDDGIACPIVFTGGNVLNNPAFQQVLADPNCFAFNEIARLQGGFTPRFGGEVTDMSMALGTEGEWGNEWNYDISASLGYSNIDYSIYNTINPSLGPDTPFEFSPGSYTQIEQTYNFDVSKPIDIAGWNDPLNFAAGLEYRRETFEIEAGDANSFAIGPLASQGFGIGSNGFPGFKPEDAGSWSRSNWAAYIDVESYLTENWLMTAAVRFEDFSDFGTTLNWKLSTHLQLNDTWGLRGAASTGFRAPTVGQSNVRNVTTAFTENGLEDQATLPPTNPISVQKGAQPLEPETSVNLSAGLVAEFESGVYMTVDYFHIKLKDRLSQTSPLALTQADIDALLAQGINDATSFSSVKYFTNDFDTTTQGVDLVVNYSMDLFGGDTKFALAYNWTDTTVDARTPTGVDANGNPTYNINDAKVEMLEDNLPAHRFTFTTDWRYQDVDILARVNFYGKYYEDHLDTGGELPIYAGSEVTLDMEATYHWNDSFSTSLGAQNLLDNNPDVNPWKTIVGSLYPATSPMGINGGFYYVRANYVF
- a CDS encoding DUF333 domain-containing protein, with protein sequence MAANIAFARVNIAFGSMVCLALLGGCSATDATGSHNAQAHSATNMPQHQSQTSHPHLIGMPNPAAVFCEQIGGQYQLIDTPQGQAGQCFYLGQNYDAWQLFRSHHQPTGTQTSPAENHQQQ
- a CDS encoding TonB-dependent receptor, coding for MLTLPQAWAEQATANDVARQANNQTVTHTASAANTMDSTVDNGQAMERIAVTGSRISRQSMETASPVTVIDADTIRAEGYQSVDEVLQAQPAMAGMAVGATTNNGADGIAQVDLRGMGANRTLVLLNGRRMVNSGSGADSAVDLNTIPVAMIARVEILKDGASAVYGSDAIAGVVNIITKKDFDGFQFDINGGATDKGDGENVELSALYGFSTERGNYTLGLAYSDRQGVMQADRDWVPPGASSFVPGGSLDGKVRDGDDWVARSEGYDYTEESWLQTPSSKYSVFANALHEFDSGISFNGDLLYTKRQSEQMMAPQPASVMLDVCDDDTTSDCITLTEQMLIGGITPDEQGRVEYRRRMTDAGNRIYEQDTDTLRVSAGLSGQLDLPSVMDWELSYTYGNNSATTWVHNSINATKMAQSIYDSECSGSECSNPWFSGEPLDPSIINDISYLEQTEGGNEQHIAAALLSGELFELPAGMAAFAVGAEYRHDSGYYTPDPVIVAGDGTAAQQDPTDGSYDVISVFQEISLPFTDALTGEFALRFDDYSTFGKATTWKIGLTYEASDELMLRTVAATGFRAPNVSELYGGNSGSYDYLTDPWGNEEDAQILVNYTSDADLKAEQSESYTAGLVYSPRYLDGMSVTVDYWRFKIKDAIARLDVQAGLNACHGGDTSACETFNIGPDGNLTNLTNPLTNVGYQDTSGVDMNLLYVFALGGLDWQVRNDLTYLLQFEQDGVDYTGTIGGMYGGYAKLKNNFSLQAGQGDWQLIYANRYIGAMDDINYGDKVDGVLYHNVSARYQFNDVYSASLGVKNLTDEEPPMVASGNEAGTVPEVYDTIGRQIYAGVSFRF